The following are encoded in a window of Amycolatopsis lexingtonensis genomic DNA:
- a CDS encoding acyl-CoA dehydrogenase family protein — MPVALTDEQAALAEAIHAWSAAHHPREGVRAAETGAGLPAGFAELGLLGVALPGEAGGADGSIADLAAGLAAAAEELVPGPLLGTALGGLLLAGVPAAKELLPALAEGEATLAVLLDAPSLDDGVTGPVPGVDAGTWLLVPAGGGHVLLAPGTPGVTVEPLAPFDFSRALARVRFSGVRADVLTLPPVGPLAATLAAAEAAGVARRCLTVAVEYAKVREQFGKPIGAFQAVKHLCAEMLCRAEAAEALAWDAASGQHPLSVASAAVVALDAAVANAKDCVQVLGGIGFTWEHDAHLYLRRAVALRQWLGGAGKWRRRAASLALEGSERTLDIDVGDDPALREEVARIAALPAGEQRVALADAGLLTPHWPAPYGRGADAAEQLRIDSALAEAGVRRPDLVIGAWAVPTILEHGNDEQRDRFARPTLRGELTWCQLFSEPGAGSDLAALRTAARRVDGGWRLTGQKVWTSLAREADWGICLARTDPDAPKHKGITYFLVDMRAEGITTRPLREITGEAVFNEVFLDDVFVPDSDVVGPPDGGWRLARTTLANERVALGSGSAVGESVQTLVSTVDASALDDVALDRLGSLVADGVAGSVLDLRAALRRLEGQDPGAGSSVRKLLGVRHRQDVAEFAVELAGAGALLAEGAAQREFLLTRCLSIAGGTTQVLLSLTAERLLGLPR; from the coding sequence ATGCCGGTCGCGCTCACCGACGAACAGGCCGCGCTGGCCGAGGCGATCCACGCCTGGTCCGCGGCGCACCACCCGCGGGAGGGGGTGCGCGCGGCCGAAACCGGGGCCGGGCTTCCCGCCGGGTTCGCCGAGCTCGGCCTGCTCGGGGTCGCGTTGCCCGGGGAGGCGGGCGGCGCCGACGGCAGTATCGCCGATCTGGCCGCCGGCCTCGCCGCCGCGGCCGAAGAACTGGTTCCGGGCCCGCTGCTCGGCACCGCGCTCGGCGGCCTCCTGCTCGCCGGGGTCCCCGCCGCCAAGGAACTGCTCCCCGCGCTGGCCGAGGGGGAGGCGACGCTCGCCGTGCTGCTGGACGCGCCGTCGCTCGACGACGGTGTCACCGGCCCGGTGCCCGGCGTCGACGCCGGGACGTGGCTCCTGGTGCCCGCCGGCGGCGGGCACGTGCTGCTCGCGCCAGGCACGCCGGGTGTCACGGTCGAACCGCTGGCCCCGTTCGACTTCTCGCGTGCGCTCGCGCGCGTCCGCTTCTCCGGCGTCCGCGCCGACGTCCTCACCCTGCCACCGGTCGGGCCCCTCGCGGCGACGCTGGCCGCGGCCGAAGCGGCCGGGGTGGCGCGGCGGTGCCTGACCGTCGCCGTCGAGTACGCCAAGGTCCGCGAGCAGTTCGGCAAGCCGATCGGCGCGTTCCAGGCGGTCAAGCACCTCTGCGCCGAGATGCTCTGCCGCGCCGAAGCGGCCGAAGCGCTGGCCTGGGACGCGGCGTCCGGGCAGCACCCGCTGTCGGTGGCGAGCGCGGCCGTCGTCGCCCTCGACGCCGCCGTCGCCAACGCGAAGGACTGCGTCCAGGTCCTCGGCGGGATCGGGTTCACCTGGGAGCACGACGCGCACCTGTACCTGCGCCGCGCGGTCGCGCTGCGGCAGTGGCTCGGCGGCGCCGGGAAGTGGCGGCGGCGGGCGGCGTCGCTGGCGCTGGAGGGGTCCGAGCGCACCCTGGACATCGACGTCGGCGACGATCCCGCCCTGCGCGAGGAGGTGGCGCGGATCGCGGCGCTGCCCGCGGGCGAGCAGCGGGTCGCGCTGGCCGACGCCGGGCTGCTGACTCCGCACTGGCCCGCGCCCTACGGCCGGGGTGCGGACGCCGCGGAGCAACTGCGCATCGACAGCGCGCTCGCCGAAGCCGGCGTCCGACGGCCGGACCTGGTGATCGGCGCCTGGGCGGTGCCGACGATCCTCGAACACGGCAATGACGAGCAGCGTGACCGGTTCGCCCGGCCCACCCTCCGGGGTGAGCTCACGTGGTGCCAGCTGTTCAGCGAGCCCGGCGCGGGCTCCGACCTGGCCGCGCTGCGGACGGCGGCCCGGCGCGTCGACGGCGGGTGGCGGCTGACCGGCCAGAAGGTGTGGACGTCGCTCGCCCGCGAAGCCGACTGGGGGATCTGCCTGGCCCGCACCGACCCGGACGCGCCCAAGCACAAGGGCATCACGTACTTCCTGGTCGACATGCGCGCCGAGGGCATCACGACGCGGCCGTTGCGCGAGATCACCGGCGAGGCCGTGTTCAACGAGGTGTTCCTGGACGACGTGTTCGTCCCGGACTCGGACGTGGTCGGCCCGCCGGATGGTGGTTGGCGGCTCGCGCGCACGACGCTGGCGAACGAGCGGGTGGCCCTCGGGAGCGGGTCCGCGGTGGGGGAGAGCGTGCAGACGCTGGTGTCCACAGTGGATGCTTCGGCGCTCGACGACGTCGCGCTCGACCGGCTCGGTTCCCTGGTGGCGGACGGGGTCGCGGGGTCGGTGCTGGACCTGCGGGCGGCGTTGCGGCGGCTCGAGGGGCAGGATCCCGGTGCCGGGTCGAGCGTGCGGAAGCTGCTCGGGGTGCGGCACCGGCAGGACGTGGCCGAGTTCGCCGTCGAGCTGGCCGGGGCCGGGGCGCTGCTGGCGGAGGGGGCGGCGCAGCGCGAGTTCCTGCTGACGCGGTGCCTGTCGATCGCCGGCGGGACCACCCAGGTGCTGCTTTCGCTGACGGCCGAACGGCTTCTCGGCCTGCCGCGCTGA
- the kstR gene encoding cholesterol catabolism transcriptional regulator KstR, whose amino-acid sequence MPGKTKARGNGLSAIGADELGSAAQRDRRRRIIDATLALASKGGYDAVQMRAVAEKADVALGTLYRYFPSKIHLLVSGLAREFERAQEKLERQAIPGETPAERLMFVLGRNTRLMQRDPHLTEAMVRAFMFADTSAAAEVEQVGLLMENMFAKAMGIDEPTEADRDIFHVVADVWMANLVAWVTRRASAADVANRLELSVHLLLDK is encoded by the coding sequence ATGCCCGGCAAGACCAAGGCGCGTGGCAACGGCCTGAGCGCGATCGGCGCTGACGAGCTCGGCTCGGCCGCCCAGCGCGACCGGCGCCGCCGGATCATCGACGCGACCCTCGCCCTGGCCTCGAAGGGCGGCTACGACGCCGTCCAGATGCGGGCCGTCGCCGAGAAGGCGGACGTCGCGCTCGGCACGCTGTACCGGTACTTCCCGTCGAAGATCCACCTGCTCGTCTCCGGGCTGGCGCGCGAATTCGAGCGCGCGCAGGAGAAGCTCGAGCGGCAGGCCATCCCGGGCGAGACGCCCGCCGAGCGGCTGATGTTCGTGCTCGGCCGCAACACCCGCCTGATGCAGCGCGACCCGCACCTGACCGAAGCCATGGTGCGGGCCTTCATGTTCGCCGACACGTCCGCGGCCGCCGAGGTCGAGCAGGTCGGGCTGCTGATGGAGAACATGTTCGCCAAGGCGATGGGCATCGACGAGCCCACCGAGGCCGACCGGGACATCTTCCACGTCGTCGCCGACGTCTGGATGGCGAACCTGGTGGCCTGGGTGACCCGCCGCGCCTCGGCGGCCGACGTCGCGAACCGCCTCGAGCTGTCGGTCC
- a CDS encoding SWIM zinc finger family protein, whose product MPPRRNFGTTWWGRAWVDALEQRAKLDPNRLPRGRTYARQGTVTELHFGAGEMTARVRGSRPQPYKVTITMRTFTGGEWDTLLGVVGTQLGHAAALLDGELPGALAEQAREAGADLLPGPGDLRPRCSCPDSANPCKHVAAVYYLVADEVDRDPFTLFLLRGRPRADVLAELRARRSPARADKPKLPKKVDEGLTPRAAYTRRPGPIPDLPPPPRVAGPPAVLDLDPPPATGWTAAGLSALAADAASLARDLLIGGVTAAELTFEEDLARRAAARTAPEITTLAAAAGVPARDLARWAEAWREAGRGGLAALRDTWQPGPGPLAEAQAILAEAGLPGRPKIWRNRLTQGGLQLRYGRDARWYRFTRSGTEWRLDGPPSASPVDLAY is encoded by the coding sequence ATGCCGCCGCGGCGGAACTTCGGCACCACCTGGTGGGGCCGCGCCTGGGTCGACGCGCTGGAGCAGCGGGCGAAGCTCGATCCGAACCGGCTGCCCCGCGGCCGCACGTACGCGCGCCAGGGCACGGTCACCGAGCTGCACTTCGGTGCCGGGGAGATGACGGCGCGGGTGCGCGGCAGCCGGCCGCAGCCGTACAAAGTCACCATCACCATGCGCACCTTCACCGGCGGCGAGTGGGACACCCTGCTCGGCGTGGTCGGCACGCAGCTCGGGCACGCGGCGGCGCTGCTCGACGGCGAGCTGCCCGGCGCGCTCGCCGAGCAGGCCCGCGAGGCGGGCGCCGACCTCCTGCCGGGGCCCGGCGACCTGCGGCCGCGGTGCTCGTGCCCGGACTCGGCGAACCCGTGCAAGCACGTCGCCGCGGTGTACTACCTGGTCGCCGACGAGGTGGACCGCGACCCGTTCACGCTGTTCCTGCTGCGCGGCCGCCCGCGGGCGGACGTCCTGGCCGAGCTGCGTGCCCGCCGGTCGCCGGCCCGCGCGGACAAGCCGAAACTGCCGAAGAAGGTGGACGAAGGCCTGACGCCGCGAGCGGCCTACACCCGGCGCCCGGGCCCGATCCCGGACCTGCCGCCCCCGCCGCGCGTCGCCGGACCCCCTGCGGTCCTGGACCTCGACCCGCCGCCGGCCACCGGCTGGACGGCGGCCGGCCTGTCGGCACTCGCGGCGGACGCGGCTTCCCTGGCCCGCGACCTCCTGATCGGTGGCGTGACGGCGGCCGAGCTGACGTTCGAAGAGGACTTGGCCCGCCGCGCGGCCGCCCGCACCGCCCCGGAAATCACCACCCTCGCCGCGGCGGCGGGCGTACCAGCCCGCGACCTGGCCCGCTGGGCCGAAGCCTGGCGCGAAGCCGGCCGCGGCGGCCTGGCGGCCCTGCGCGACACCTGGCAACCCGGCCCCGGCCCCCTGGCGGAGGCGCAAGCGATCCTGGCCGAAGCGGGCCTCCCGGGCCGGCCGAAGATCTGGCGCAACCGCCTCACCCAGGGCGGCTTGCAGCTGCGCTACGGCCGCGACGCCCGCTGGTACCGCTTCACCCGCTCCGGAACGGAGTGGCGCTTGGACGGCCCGCCCTCGGCGAGCCCGGTGGACCTCGCCTACTGA
- a CDS encoding DEAD/DEAH box helicase, with protein MEFSADTQATYLPADPPREGVLALWGDDVAGGTTIELVLPRGAKFARTKVDAELVPLERALPRLLAVGEEASPAVAAWSAAVNAGVNLVARGRLRPAVSPAGAAAWRIGPLDAADEELLRGLAGALPPEAYALPLTGLKRIRLHSPDSLVRALWDATADLLVRSPAAPVGAGDPAFAAREPALLGPDGAAWLAELEAREPRGVQVLLRVEGLDDDTFAGVLAVRSMAEPSLVVEAATLWDAPDAVLNRLGDQVETQLLLGLRRGARAWAPLGKVLAEPAPSSLVLSDEEVVDLLTDGARELGGAGIEVLWSKGLFAGEVKAKASATQAPASVAGPEFALRSLLEFRWQLSLGGEQLTEAEVTALAEAKRPLVRLRGQWVRVDPQLLARVRGRTRKLEAGEALAAALTGELELDGERVEFAAPPVLGGLAARIRDRAGVEIPAPPGLQATLRPYQQAGLSWLATMTELGLGACLADDMGLGKTIQLIALHLHRRDLARSAPRPVAELALADGESPAAGGPTLVLCPTSLLGNWEREFARFAPEIPVRRFHGGSRHLDDLAPDEVVLATYGVLRRDRETLSEVDWGLVAADEAQHVKNPLSATAKELRKVPARAKVALTGTPVENRLTELWSIVDWTTPGLLGPLDRFRRTVAKPIERDRDKEVTERLAATVRPFLLRRRKTDPDIAPELPPKTETDRFVPLTAEQTTLYEAVVRENLAEIRESQGIKRRGQVLQLLTELKQICNHPAQFLKEPHGALTGRSGKLAAFEELLDVILDEGESVLVFSQYVQLCRLLERRLKDRGLPTEVLSGDSSPAKRQDMVDRFQAGEIPVFLLSLKAGGVGLNLTRATHVIHYDRWWNPAVEDQATDRAYRIGQDRPVQVHRLIAEGTLEERIAEVLEKKRGLAESIVGAGEDWITELSDDALADLVRLGSG; from the coding sequence GTGGAGTTCAGCGCAGACACCCAAGCCACCTACCTTCCCGCGGATCCCCCGCGGGAAGGCGTGCTGGCCCTGTGGGGCGACGACGTGGCCGGCGGGACCACGATCGAGCTCGTCCTGCCCCGGGGCGCCAAGTTCGCGCGGACGAAGGTCGACGCGGAGCTGGTGCCGCTGGAGCGCGCGCTGCCCCGGCTCCTGGCGGTGGGGGAGGAGGCCAGCCCGGCCGTGGCGGCGTGGTCGGCCGCGGTCAACGCGGGGGTGAACCTCGTCGCTCGGGGACGGCTGCGCCCCGCGGTGTCCCCGGCCGGGGCGGCGGCGTGGCGGATCGGCCCGCTCGACGCCGCGGACGAGGAGCTGCTGCGCGGGCTCGCCGGCGCGTTGCCACCGGAGGCGTACGCGCTGCCGCTGACCGGGCTGAAACGCATCCGGCTGCACTCGCCGGATTCCCTGGTCCGCGCCCTTTGGGACGCGACGGCCGACCTGCTGGTCCGCAGCCCGGCCGCCCCGGTCGGCGCCGGCGACCCGGCGTTCGCGGCCCGCGAACCGGCGCTGCTGGGCCCGGACGGCGCGGCCTGGCTGGCCGAGCTGGAGGCCCGCGAGCCGCGGGGCGTGCAGGTGCTGCTGCGCGTCGAGGGCTTGGACGACGACACGTTCGCCGGGGTGCTGGCGGTCCGCAGCATGGCCGAGCCGAGCCTGGTGGTGGAGGCGGCCACGCTCTGGGACGCCCCGGACGCGGTCCTGAACCGCCTCGGCGACCAGGTCGAAACCCAGCTGCTGCTCGGCTTGCGCCGCGGCGCACGGGCGTGGGCGCCGCTGGGCAAGGTGCTGGCCGAGCCCGCGCCGTCCTCGCTGGTCCTGTCCGACGAAGAGGTCGTCGACCTGCTCACCGACGGCGCCCGCGAGCTGGGCGGCGCGGGGATCGAGGTGCTCTGGTCGAAGGGGCTGTTCGCGGGCGAGGTGAAGGCGAAGGCGAGTGCGACCCAGGCCCCGGCGAGCGTGGCCGGCCCGGAGTTCGCGCTGCGCAGCCTCCTGGAGTTCCGCTGGCAGCTCAGCCTGGGCGGCGAGCAGCTGACGGAGGCGGAGGTGACCGCGCTCGCCGAGGCGAAGCGCCCGCTGGTCCGGCTGCGCGGGCAGTGGGTGCGGGTAGACCCGCAGTTGCTCGCGCGCGTCCGCGGCCGCACCCGCAAACTGGAGGCGGGCGAGGCACTGGCGGCGGCCCTGACGGGCGAGCTGGAACTGGACGGCGAGCGCGTCGAGTTCGCGGCGCCCCCGGTGCTGGGCGGCCTGGCTGCCCGCATCCGCGACCGGGCGGGCGTCGAGATCCCGGCGCCACCGGGGCTGCAGGCGACGCTGCGGCCGTACCAGCAGGCGGGCCTGTCCTGGCTGGCCACGATGACGGAGCTGGGGCTGGGTGCGTGCCTGGCCGACGACATGGGGCTGGGGAAGACGATCCAGCTGATCGCCCTGCACCTGCATCGGCGCGACCTTGCCCGGTCTGCCCCGCGGCCGGTGGCGGAACTCGCGCTCGCCGACGGTGAATCTCCCGCTGCCGGTGGCCCCACCCTCGTTCTCTGCCCCACCTCGCTCCTCGGCAACTGGGAGCGCGAGTTCGCCCGCTTCGCCCCCGAAATCCCGGTCCGCCGGTTCCACGGCGGCAGCCGCCACCTCGACGACCTCGCCCCCGACGAAGTCGTCCTCGCCACCTACGGTGTCCTCCGCCGCGACCGCGAAACGCTGTCCGAAGTGGACTGGGGCCTGGTCGCCGCCGACGAGGCGCAGCACGTCAAGAACCCGCTGTCGGCCACCGCCAAGGAACTCCGCAAGGTTCCCGCGCGAGCGAAAGTCGCCCTGACCGGCACCCCAGTCGAAAACCGCCTCACCGAACTATGGTCCATTGTGGACTGGACGACCCCTGGGCTGCTCGGCCCGCTCGACCGCTTCCGCCGCACCGTCGCGAAGCCGATCGAACGCGACCGCGACAAGGAGGTCACCGAACGGCTCGCCGCCACCGTCCGGCCGTTCCTCCTGCGGCGCCGCAAAACCGATCCCGACATCGCCCCGGAGCTGCCGCCCAAGACCGAGACCGACCGGTTCGTCCCGCTCACCGCCGAGCAGACCACGCTGTACGAAGCCGTCGTGCGCGAGAACCTCGCCGAAATCCGGGAGTCGCAAGGCATCAAGCGGCGCGGGCAAGTGCTCCAGCTGCTCACCGAACTCAAGCAGATCTGCAACCACCCGGCGCAGTTCCTCAAAGAACCGCACGGCGCGCTCACCGGCCGGTCCGGCAAGCTCGCCGCCTTCGAAGAACTCCTGGACGTCATCCTCGACGAAGGCGAGAGCGTCCTCGTCTTCAGCCAGTACGTCCAGCTCTGCCGCCTGCTCGAACGCCGCCTCAAGGACCGCGGCCTGCCCACCGAAGTCCTCTCGGGGGACAGCTCGCCGGCGAAGCGGCAGGACATGGTCGACCGGTTCCAGGCCGGCGAGATCCCCGTGTTCCTGCTTTCGCTGAAGGCGGGCGGGGTCGGGCTCAACCTGACCCGCGCCACCCACGTCATCCACTACGACCGCTGGTGGAACCCCGCGGTCGAAGACCAGGCCACCGACCGCGCCTACCGCATCGGGCAGGACCGGCCCGTCCAGGTGCACCGGCTGATCGCCGAAGGCACCCTCGAGGAGCGGATCGCCGAGGTGCTCGAGAAGAAGCGCGGGCTGGCCGAGTCGATCGTCGGCGCGGGGGAGGACTGGATCACCGAACTGTCCGACGACGCGCTCGCCGACCTGGTCCGGCTCGGGAGCGGGTGA